The following proteins are encoded in a genomic region of Zea mays cultivar B73 chromosome 9, Zm-B73-REFERENCE-NAM-5.0, whole genome shotgun sequence:
- the LOC103640304 gene encoding LOW QUALITY PROTEIN: inactive beta selinene synthase (The sequence of the model RefSeq protein was modified relative to this genomic sequence to represent the inferred CDS: inserted 2 bases in 1 codon; deleted 1 base in 1 codon; substituted 1 base at 1 genomic stop codon): MQQQLPTVCDAKHGWCPLPRVNQQSKADGTAVAAAACHGAFEPSVWGDFFVTYTSPSFSQEESEEQMGERANFLKGEVRKKFEAAAMSAIDAAMLVDAVVHLGIDHCFREEIATALRSVHEDEEGEFGSCDDLHTVAVRFLVLRQHGLWVSADVFDKFRDDKGSFSKSLLCSNPRGLLSLYNAAHMAVTPEEKVLDDAIAFARSHLVEAMIGELRSPMVEQVSRSFDIPLPRFSRRLESMHYIAEYGQEEEGHDAQILELARLEFELVRSLHLRELREICRXNKKDVANAHECXEYGATGEEAFAFIANMTENAWRKINQACMEMDPAMLPAFKVAVVDLSRSIEIIYLGGKRDAYTFGSNLKDLVTSLFLKPCA; the protein is encoded by the exons ACATGGATGGTGCCCTCTGCCTCGTGTGAACCAACAAAGCAAGGCCGACGGCACCGCAGTTGCCGCCGCTGCGTGCCACGGCGCCTTTGAACCCAGCGTGTGGGGCGACTTCTTTGTGACCTACACCTCCCCGTCGTTCTCACAGGAGGAGTCTGAGGAGCAGATGGGAGAGAGGGCAAACTTTCTCAAGGGAGAAGTGCGCAAGAAGTTTGAGGCTGCGGCCATGAGCGCCATCGACGCGGCGATGCTGGTGGACGCAGTTGTACACCTCGGCATAGATCACTGTTTCCGTGAGGAGATCGCCACAGCTTTAAGATCTGTCCACGAAGACGAAGAGGGGGAGTTTGGCAGCTGTGACGACCTCCATACTGTCGCTGTTCGGTTCCTCGTACTCAGGCAACATGGCCTCTGGGTGTCCGCAG ATGTGTTCGACAAGTTCCGGGATGATAAGGGTAGTTTCAGCAAGAGTCTACTATGCAGCAACCCGAGGGGGCTCCTGAGTTTGTATAACGCAGCCCACATGGCGGTGACCCCTGAAGAGAAGGTCCTTGATGACGCCATCGCCTTTGCTAGGAGCCACCTTGTTGAGGCCATGATTGGTGAGCTCAGGTCGCCGATGGTGGAGCAGGTGTCTCGCAGCTTTGACATCCCTCTTCCCCGCTTCTCACGGCGACTAGAGAGCATGCACTACATTGCTGAGTACGGGCAGGAGGAGGAGGGACATGATGCTCAGATCCTCGAGCTCGCCAGGCTAGAATTTGAGCTGGTTAGGTCGCTCCATCTCAGAGAGCTTAGAGAAATCTGCAGGTAA AACAAGAAGGACGTAGCCAACGCGCACGAGTG TGAGTATGGCGCCACAGGAGAGGAGGCCTTTGCGTTCATCGCCAACATGACAGAGAATGCATGGAGGAAGATCAACCAGGCGTGCATGGAGATGGACCCCGCCATGCTGCCGGCGTTCAAGGTTGCCGTGGTCGACCTGTCAAGATCCATAGAGATCATATACCTCGGGGGCAAGAGGGACGCCTACACCTTCGGCAGCAACCTCAAGGACCTCGTTACCTCCCTGTTCCTCAAGCCGTGTGCCTGA